In Drechmeria coniospora strain ARSEF 6962 chromosome 03, whole genome shotgun sequence, the DNA window CTCctctgcccccccccccccccccccccccccaacctCCTGCTGACCACTATCCCCAGGCCGATGCCACCGAGCCCGAGGTGGACGGTTCCAACAAGTTCCACTTCACCTCCAAGGGTAGCAAGCACAGCTTCAAGGCTGCCTCTGCCGCCGAGCGTGACGGCTGGGTTGCTCAGCTGAAGCTGAagatcgccgaggccaaggagcttgccgtcgccgtcagcgAATCGGACATGTACAAGAACACCATCGAGAGCTTCAagcccgccatcgccgtcgccaaggaggagaagcccgccgaggaggcgccCAAACCCGAGGAGCCTGCCGCGACGGAGGCCACGACGGGCGAAGCCGAAGCGGCAAaggaggagctcaaggccgaggagccgccCAAGCGCCGCTCTGCTAGCCGCAAGCGCGCTTCCTTTTTCGGTTTTggcaagaaggaggagaagaaggaggacgccaaggccgaggatgTGGCCACCCCTGAGCCTTCCGAGcctgcggccgaggccgaggccgccaagCCCGAGGAGActtccgtcgccgccgaggcccctgctgccgctgcggaGAACAAGCCCGCTGAGGAAAGggccgccgaggacaagcccgtcgaggaggccgccgcggccgagagccCCAAGGAGAAGCCCATGGTCAGCAAGCGCAACAGCTTCTTCGGTACCGTCTTCTccaagaaggagaagaaggccaTTGACGCCACCCAGACTGCCGAGGAGACCCGCGAGTCTGCTACCGAGGGTGACAATGTCATCGTCGATGCCACGGCTCCCGTGATCCCTCCCGTCGAGTCGACGGCTCCCCTGGCCGTGGACGTGGCCTCCCCAAGCGCCGCTCCTGCCGAGACGGTCGAAAGCTCTGCCCCCAACAGCGAGTCCAAGAAGGACGTCAAGGAGAAGCGCAAGTCGTCGCTTGCTTTCGCCTTTGGCAAGCGCGACAAGTCGCCcgcgcccgtcgacggcgaggagaagccCGCGAAGAGCGCCTTTTCCAAGCTCCGTGCTACCATCAAGGGCAAGtccgcggccaaggccgaggacaAGGCTGCCGATGACTCCGTGACGGAGGCCGCCGAAGAGGCGCCTGCCagcgagacggcggccgccacGGAGGCAGCTGCCGAGGAGACCTccaaggccgccgagcccgaggTTGAGAACAAGACCGAGaatgtcgccgccgccgcacccgTCGTCACCGCTGCTGCTTAAAGGGCAGGGGGATTGTGAAGCTGGCTTACGCCGTAAGGAAAACGACAAGAAGACCGCACACATGAGGGTACGGAGCGGAAGGAAGGTTCTGCATTTCTTCACAAGATACCAAGATACCCTGTCGAGACTGCTTTCACTGATACCAATTTCCACACTGTTTTGTTTTTCCAGCAGCAACCACCGACACTTCTTGAAAAATTCTTCGAAAAATTCACCAAAAAACATCACGAGGGTTGACGAATGATCCCGAGGAGCAATCGTCGGTTGCAAGCATAATGCATCGGCTGCTTTGTTCCCATACCCGGGAAAATACGATAGTAATACTTAATACAATTGCTCTTTGTTGCGTCTGCTCATGGCCAGTCCAAGTTCTCCTCGccacccgtcgtcgcccaggaCAGGGGAGGCTCCGTAACATTGGCGCCAGCCATGAACCCTGCACgtacggtactgtacatgttcatgcTAACCGATGGACGGCAGCTACGAAAACGGCAAGCAAAACAGCATGAGCCTTTGAGAAGATACATTCACTTTTCCTCGGGCCTCCCCGCCTGTTTGTGATCCTGATCACCTGCTTGCTTCCTCGGTGTTTCGCAAAGAGGCTCAACTGCATGGCATCATCTCTGCTTGTATCCCTCTGCCCCGACAACACCACACCACTAGCAGGGTTCGTGATGTCgtgcggtacatgtacacttgtCCGAGACGCAACAATAAAACCGAAACCGGGGGTATAATGGTACGAAAGTTCACATGATCCCGAATCGAAAGGTCTGCGGATGCCCACGCTCGCCCATGCTCTGGCTCGGGCCGGAAATAGAATGCGCTCGAGGTGACACCGTGCAACCCCCCGTCTGCCTCATACGGCCGCAGCGACAGACATATTTTGGTacttgccgacgagctcctcgatcCTAGGCATCAGCTCGGGGATGCGGAATGGTTTGGATATGACGTCATCCTGTATCGTCTATTAGCCTCATCCTGTCGAAGGAACAAGCAACGCGTGCAGCGGAAGACTCACAATGCCAGCCGCCTTGGCGTTTTCAATCTGCTCAGGTCGCGCATATGCCGTCACCGCGATGATGGGGATGTGCTTGACGATCGTTCCCTCCCTCTCCAATTCTCGGATTTTTCTGGCGCATGTCATCCCGTCCATGACGGGCATCTCGAGGTCCATCAAAATGACCGAGATTTCGACACCCTCCATCTCTTGACCCGTCCAGAACTTTGATTTCTGAATCGTATCCAGCGCCTCGCGGCCATGGTTGGCGACGAACGTGTTGTTGCCGTAGTTTCGCAGCTGTCGCTGCAAAACCTTCTGGTTGACGATGTTGTCCTCGACGATGAGCACGTCGAATAGTGCTCGGCCCTGGGGGACCTTGACAACCCCGGGGGAAGCGGCGGACCGGCCCCCGTTCAGTCGAGGAgttgtcgtggccgtcgccgtctgcgATTTGCGCCCAATCTTAAAGTCCGAGATGTGCTCAAACTCTGCAGGCGGGTTCTCGCTCTTTCGACTCTGGATGTAAAAGTTGAACTTGCTACCCATCCCTCGCTTGGACATGACGCCAATCTGGCCGCCCTGCATCTCCGTCAGGATCCGGGAGATGAAGAGGCCCAAGCCCGAGCCGCCGTACTGCACGTGCGTGCGCGGCGTCGCCTGCTTAAACCGCTGGAAGAGGATCttcagctcctcctcggcaaggCCGGGCCCCGTGTCCTCGACCGAGCAGTGGATGTTGATCCGCTCGCCGCTCCCCCACTCGTCTTCGTCAATGTCCATGCTCGCCGCTCGCTGGTGGTCGTTTCGTTCAAAGTACGTGATGCCCTTGCGGCTGGCCTCGCTGCGGTGATCCTTGGACGCGCTGAGAGACACGGAAATGTTGCGCTTTTCTCGTCCCTGCGTGAACTTGATCGCGTTGGTCATCAGGTTGATCAAGACCTGCTGCAGCCTCGACGGGTCCAGCTTGGCCCATACGACGCCGTGCCTGTCGAAactgtcgtcgacggtgaatTCGAACTCGATGTCGTGCGCCATCAGCTCGGACTCGAACATCTTGAGGGCTCGCTGCACCACCTTGACcggctgctcgtcgacgggcgtgacggcgaggaggttgGAGTCGAGCTTCGACAGGGTCaggatgtcgtcgacgatgcgctTCTGATGGCTCGCGCACAGGTTGATGGTGTTGGCAGCATCCAGGCAGCCCTCGAGGAGCGTCTCCACCCGGTCCTTGTCCCTCTGAAAGACGAAGGCGGAGATGTTGTTGGCGATTTGATCGGCGCACTGAAGAATGGCAGACAGGGGGTTGCGCATCTCGTGGCTCGTGATGTCGATGAAGTTTTCCTGCTGTCGCTTgagctcgacggcttcctctCGCCGCTCGTTCTGGACCTTCTCCGCCCACTTCTGGGATGAGATGTCGGTGATGCAACCGAAGATCGATTTGAGGTTCCCTTCCGGCGTCTTCTCGGGGAAAGCGCTCATGAGGACCCACGTGTCGATGGTGCGGTCGCCGTTCCTCTGGCTATGCTTGAAACGAaactcgacggcgatggtcaccttctcgtcgagcagcttcTTCCACGCGGCCTCGAGGGAATCGCGATCCTCGTCCCGCACGCTGTTCATCCAGGCGAGCTTCGTCTCGTCGTAGCGCGAGTGCCTCGAAATCTGCCACCACATGTCGTTGCAGTAGTTGATGTGCCCTTGGGTGTCGGCGATGAACATGCCGACCGGGGCGAACTCGGCCATGCGGGTGAATCGAAACTCGCTGTCGCTGGCCTCCTGGGTGCGCAGCGAAAGCTGCATCGAGAGCTCCTGACGGTCGAGGGCCGCCAGCCGGGCCGCGCGTTGGCCGCGACGAATCTCCTCCTCGAACAGGACgaccgaggccatcgaggtTGCCAGCTGACGAGAGAGGAGGTGGATGAAGAGCTTGTAGTTGTCGTCGTACGGACGTCTCGGGTtcacgccgaggacgatgaagCCGGTGACAGCCTCCTTGGTCGTCGTGGGCACGACGGGGAACACGACTATGGTTCGGCACGGGTCACCGAAGCCGCGCCAGTCGATGCCTTCCAGCAGCTCCGTCGGAAGGGTACCGTCATTCTCGGAGAGAACGACGGGGGCGCCACCGGTGGCCATGCACTGCTTCATGTAAGGCGCGAAGCCCTCCTCGGAGTGTCTCAGGTCCAGGTGAGCGGGCGCGGCCGGGTGTCCCTCGGGGGCACCCCGCGATCCTTCGAGGGCGAACTGGGGCGAATGCACGAAGCTGCCGGAATGCAGGGAGGAGACGTCGCTCTCAAACTCTTCCTTGACAGAGTAGATGAGGCTAAAGGGCACGTCGTGGTCATTGTACTCGAATCCCTTCTGCACCTGGGGCcagaagccggcgacggaggtggccgaggccgtcctcTCACCAAGCTCCCGGAGGGTCAGCATCCGTCGGTCGTTGACCCTGCGGAAGGTGTTTTCGAATCCCGGATTGtagaggccgacgacgtcgccgtccatgccgacgagggggaCGATGGCCCAGGAGAAGAAGGTCTcctcgaggaagccgtcgCGATTGATGAAGAGCTGGTTGTCGTgcttcatcgtcgcctgGCCGCAATCCATGGCGCTCTTGAAGATGGGCTCGATCTCGTGCCAAATCTCGGCCCAGGCTTCGACGTAGCTCTGGCCCATCAGCTTCGGGtgcttgccgccggcgagcttgaTGTAGGCGGCGTTGTATATGGCGATGTAGTCGGAACCCCAGTACATGGCGGCGGGGTGAGGACTGGCCATGACGAGGTTCGACATGACGCGCAGCTCATACGACCAGTCGGAAATGGGGCCCAGGGACGTGGCAGCCCAGTCGACGGACCTGGCGAACTTGATGTGGTCCGGAAGGCTCTCGGTGAGGGGAATCCTCGTCCAATCGAAGACCGTCTTGGTCGAATGCGAGCGGATGACCTCGTTGGAGAACTCTTGGGGACGgcagccggcgacgtcgccgtcgagctcgccgtcgacaggcCCAAGGTTCGGCGCATGAGGCGGCGCTCCGGAGTtggcggtggcggcatcGCAAAAGTAGTTGGGAGGGTCGACAAAGTCCTGCATCGGCGAGTTCGGCTCCGAGGGAAAGCCAAAGGGCGAGCCGGTCCTGGTGGAGATGGGGGTGACGTTGCCGCTCACGAATCGGAACCGGTGCCGCAAGGTGGTGGAAGTCCAAGTGATGCCGCCGTAGTCGTGGTACGGGAGCGGCAGGGCGAGATTGTTGGTGCTCTTGGAGGTGGCATAGGCCCAGGAGCGAAACTGGTCAAAGGCCGAGGCCTGGGCAAAGTCTTGAGGTTCGACGGTGAGCATGCTGCCTATCTCTCGGCAAGATCGCAGAGAACTGTTCTGGTAGAGCATGTTGATGCCCGGCTTGTTGGCATTCATCGGACTGGTCAGATCGAGGAGAAAGGTGGGCCTCTCGTCGTTGTCGAGAAGCTCCATGGCGCTGATGTTCtgcaccgtcggcgggccTGCGGGGTGCGCCTTGGCACACTCGAGGCCGCCCAGGGTGGGCGTGGTTGCGTCGAGGGACGAACACAAGCTGCCCGAGGTGCTGCCCGACATGGCAGGGCTCGGCGAGCTGATGCTGGCGCCGGGGAGCTTGAGGGTTGTGATGCCCATACGGTCGTCGCGGTTGCCCGAGAGCATGGTGGCGGCCGTTTCGGACGCCGTGGCGCTCGGGGGGCAACCAAggtgcctcgtcggcgcgtgAGAGAAGAAGAGGGGAGCGATGGGGTCCTCGCGTTGGGGCcgtgacggcgtcgacgactggCAATGAGGGGTGGCCGAGGGAGCCATGTCGAAGCTTGCGGGTGGCAATGGTCCCGTCCGCGGCTTCTTGGACGGGGCATGGTCCATGGTGCAGTCAACGGCCTTGATGTGCCTCAACGAACGCTTGATCGACCTCTGCATACGACCAGACCTGGAGCAGGAAGGCGACTGCGGGTGCTGCGGGTGCTGcggatgctgatgctgatgctgatgctgatgctgatgctgccgcctcggctgctgctgcggaaGCGGAACGGGCGACAACGACGTGGGTTGGTACTGCTGGAAAACGTCCTGGTGGTGGATGATGACGGCGCTCCTGGGGGAGCAAGAGGTGCCGCCGGCTCGGGACGTGCGTCGATACGTCGGCGAACCTGGCTGGCCGGGGTGGTGGTTACTGGACGATACCCATCGTCCCGAAGCGACACTCGAACGACGACGTCTGTGATGATCCGACAGGCCTGGACGGGGGGAAGAAGGGGAAGCGGCAGAGGCAGGCGGGACGGTGTCGGGAGGAATTGAGACGGGGGCACGTCGGGTCGTCGGCTCCGCGTCGCTATCACCACCGcggggcgaggaggacggttGGATATAGGCGACGGCAGAAGTAGAGGCTGTAGAGCCGGCGCGGgactcggcgacgtcgtcgtcgtcggttaGTCGCTGCATCAAGCGCCGAAACACGGGGTACGGTAGCGGAATGGGATTTCGACGTAGCAGCAAAGGAGCATGAGAAAAAGCTCCTCCCGGCAGCAACCTGTGCgcggggaggggaagggggggggggggtggtgATTGTGGTGGGGCGAAGGTAGAGGTTTTCGAAATCCCCAGGGGGAAAGGGAAGGGGCCGCACGTGGGCTCCGTATGCTGCacagtatacttactgtacgacaagtacggagcactcgtgcagtgcagtacgtGCATCCTTGCATGTATGTGCTTATCGAGTACAGTATCCATACGCACAGGCAAGCGCGCGTACAaacgtgctcgtcgtcaccagGGCTTTCCCGATCGCACCCTTTCACAGCCGTGACGGGAGCGAAGTCATCGTTGGCGCGGCAGTCTGGGGTGATGATCGAGGCGGGCTAGGGGCCATCGGCAGGCGGCAGGGGGGGGAGTTGAAACGGATCAGCGAATGTCAGATCTGGGGCGACCATGTAACCTTCATGGCCAGGGCTGCTGGGCATCGGGCCGTATGAGTTGTGATAGTGCCGCGGTGGCCCTGGCTAGACCCGTTGTTCGCTTACAAACCACTGCTGGAGCGTCGTCCCGGCACATGTTTTTACGAGCACCACTCCGTATATTCCCTGCAATGGTTGTacgtatacggagtactctgtacttgtacaagtactgtacggaatattTGTGCatgacaagtacttgcgccgAGTACTCACGACGATGTCtggtgatgatggatggGTACTTGCACCGACTGAAGGTCtctacgagtacaagtacggagcactacaGCGCGTACGACGCTCGCTAACATGGCGAGCAGTCAAGgggcgcggccgacgagacgcaAATGCACCAAGGTGCCTGATAGGTGTGTGTGTATAACTATTAACGGTACAAGCAAACGTACCGAGAGGTACAAGTCAGAGAAGAGTTTTGAATAGAAGCGTCGTCTCCGATGCCACTCGTGGTTCTGCCACCCAAGCTCCGAGCACCTCGTGAGGACTTGGCCGGCTCATACCACtggcaggtacagtacatgtacatgatgGGCACTTGGATGCTACTTGTGGGCAGCTTCCAACAAGGCTGACAGCagtcatgtacagtacttacgtggaAAGCGAGTCGCGGAATCGACGGGATTTTAGGTAATACCAATGGATGCCTCCTTTTTTGTCGTTGCTTTGAGACGGACGGGCCGACCGACCGATTGtccccggcgccggcgacggagacgggGCGTGTGGAATGTTCGGCTGAACGCCTGTGGAGCGATTTTTAGACACGCTTGAGCGGTgtcactccgtactcgtacgcttaattacttgcaactagttctacagtacatgtgcatacTTAGTAGTATAAATAGTCCAACGCAAGTCCCAGCAGCCAGCCACCGCGGAAGTTTATCTCCCAGGCACAGCGATCGAAGCTCTGGAAGCaccggcgatggcgtcgcgCCTTTCCCACCTTGGTAAGAACCTTGAAGGCACGTTGTACCAGACGCCTCagctacctaggtactaagtaagGAATTTCAATAGAGATGGGGCGTTCCGCTAGTTTCTGGcatttaagtacttacacaagTACGGGTACCTGCAAGGCAGCCTCGCGCAGAACAAATAATATTACTCGTACCGGAACAAGCAcctactgtgctccgtagttgAGGGAGTATTTTCAACTGTGGTGACGAATAGGTTCATTATGTAACGTGAACCATGGAACCAGCCGATCAGTACGAAGTAAAGTACTGTCTGTACTTGATTGTCCTCAGGGAAGGgtccggagtacatgcactgcaagtacttgtggtCGGTAAGAATACctgcgcaagtactccgtactccgcactgtagTAACACTCCGTACGCCATACTGGCCagctacggagcactccgtgcgTGGAAGTCCTTGAAGATAAGTACAAGGTTACAACAAaggtacttgctccgtacggagtacatgtgcaataATGACAACATCGGCATGCACAGCACATTCATTTTTACCATCAAGGGAACTTGACTGaactgcggagtacttgataCGACGACGCTGGTCGGTACAgtaaatacctagtacttggacaaaagtgtcgattcaattgGTTGCTCTACCACTACTTACGAAGTGAATCGACACgtttgccaccccactgtgcTACTTGTAGCCCGTGCAGGATGCGCAAATTAAAGGTGCTTGAGCAATACTGctgaacatgtactgtacttattagttgtactccgtacggagtacttgcagctacaATTATTACGTCTTACGTCTTTGAGTACGGCGCGGTCCCTACCACCGCATGGGCGCAGTGTCATCGCGCTTTCTCGCGGAGGAGATGCATGGAAACAAATGCTCGACCACGTCCAAGTGACGCACTTTGAAGGTGTTCGGCGCCTACAACAGTTCGTTCGTGCGCTCGTACGCATGCGCTTTTTTGTTCGTCGGAAACCTTGCTTTTTTTCTTGCCTTGTCTCGGTAGCAGAAATCGAGAAAGGTCGAAACGGTGGGGGAGGACAGTGGAAGgctatacttacttacttgccgaGGTACATCAtacctacttgcaagtactccgcaacAAGTAGATcttggttgtacatgtacttgtaagtacggcgtacggagtgtaatgcaagtactttaaTGCTGGGCTCTTCagcgcatgtgcatgtacaaccaagtactgtgcacctGGCTTTCCagcgcatgtgcatgtacaaccaagtactgtgcacctgtactgtactgcacggtGCACTCGTACCGTCCGTACCACGGCCACCAATCACGTACCAAGAGGGCATGCGGTGGCCAACGACCTTgtcgctgctgccgctccgCCCGCTGGCCCCGGCGTACGGCACAGTCTCAGGCACAGGCAGGTTCCGAGGTCGGGTGAGGAGGACGCTTACTGGCCGCCTCTCCCCTGGATCCCGCCTACAACGGTTCGCAGGCCGACCAATCCAGCGCTCGACCGGCGCCCATCCCAGCACCCGTCCCGTGGTCAGCGCTTAGCAGCCACAAGCTCCATGTACCGGCAGCTTCTCATTGGTCGTCCACCCTCACCTGTGATGCTCCCGCTGCTCTCCGTCCCATTCATATTTTGCCATGCCCGGCCAgccggctgccgtcgaccgTGGCCTTTAaacctccctccccccccctcccctctaGCTGGCTGGGAGGGCATCCTCTTCCGACGAGCATGTGCTGAGCGGCGCCCGAGACGCGACGCTCGGATTCGAATTCGACACCGCCAGTGCCGTCCTTCCAGCCGATgtcgtcgcccgcctcgccgctgccgtaGGCTTTGGCTTTCggtgccgccatcgacgacgcatcattcaccgccgccggaccAGACGACGACCTTGCGGCACGCTGCCACCATGAAGATCCTCCTCGGCAGGAGCAAGTCCTACCGGCTGCTGCCCCGCGCCTGGCCCCGGCTGCATCAGCGGTTCAACGCTTGGATCATgaccctcgagctcgccctcctcatcgccgtcctcgtcatcttcggCATCGCCCAACCGGACCTGTACCGCACCGACATGTGGCGCATCGGCTTCGACAACAAACTCAACTCGAACCCGAACATGGTCCTCTACGCCTATGCGAACCACCGTCCCCTCCCCAAGATACCGCTGATTTGGTCCCTCGCGTGCGTCgcagcccccccccccccccccaacccccCAACCCTCCGCCCCTCGTCTCGTCCCTCTGCTCCGGAGCTGACGCATGAGACGCGTAGCCTCACCAACTACAATGTCGCCATCTCCATCGTCTCTCTCTTCTTTCTCCTCTGCAAgctcatcaccatcatcatgCGATTTTACTTTCCCATCATTGCCCTTGTCAGCTATTCTGCCTTGATCGCCCTCTACGCCGTCAGCATCTACGGTCAAATCGGCCCGGACTATGCAGACGCACGATACCCCGCACCGGCCGCCTGGTACTTTCGGCAAGGCTGCGATCCGGCCAGGCCTTACGGCAAGTATCGAGCTTGCCAGATTGCCCAAGCCTCTCTTGGTGTGACCTTGTTCATGTTGTACGTGCCGAACCCCCCGCCCCCGATGGCAATTTCTCTGCTCGTCTGACCTTTTTGCTCCCAGCACCGTCTATCTCGTCAACCTGGGCTTCGCCCTGCATGCCACCTGGCCCAACGAGGAGAATGCTTTGTGccgggacgaggacgaggactcGGCCCTCTCCGACTCCAAGGCGAATGACGGCGGCGCATGGGAGATGCACAGCATGAACGCGCCCGTCAACGAGAGCGCCGTGCCCTTTACGCCGAGAACGCAAGCCTTTCACATCCTCGACCGGCGCCTGCCTCAGCGGCAGGAGGATATTCAACGGTATGCATGAGCGGGCATCGCCGATGCTCATCAGAGTGGAGCACGTCTGTCTGCGTGCGAAACGAACACACGAGACGGTTGCAACCAAGCCGGCAGGTTTGAACGGCTGGCATCCAGTGCCATTGTTCCGCCCGATTTTTTCGGCGCAGGACGGCTGACCGATACCCCTCCGtactcggacgaggcgggcgaaGCGGAAACGACGTTGACGATTTACTATTGTACCAATGACAGACCCTG includes these proteins:
- a CDS encoding Pleckstrin domain-like protein is translated as MAEVQKTTVEVPEVAVDAAAPAAAVEEAVAPETTPAADDKSADEPVAVADDAKSAENKDETTPVEEGHLAHKAQGASFPKNLIPSKQFFFFGSDAVDAKSLAHYLKAEKSLEAAHSNIAWAAHTGKGLLFIGDKKAPTGLINLADATEPEVDGSNKFHFTSKGSKHSFKAASAAERDGWVAQLKLKIAEAKELAVAVSESDMYKNTIESFKPAIAVAKEEKPAEEAPKPEEPAATEATTGEAEAAKEELKAEEPPKRRSASRKRASFFGFGKKEEKKEDAKAEDVATPEPSEPAAEAEAAKPEETSVAAEAPAAAAENKPAEERAAEDKPVEEAAAAESPKEKPMVSKRNSFFGTVFSKKEKKAIDATQTAEETRESATEGDNVIVDATAPVIPPVESTAPLAVDVASPSAAPAETVESSAPNSESKKDVKEKRKSSLAFAFGKRDKSPAPVDGEEKPAKSAFSKLRATIKGKSAAKAEDKAADDSVTEAAEEAPASETAAATEAAAEETSKAAEPEVENKTENVAAAAPVVTAAA